The following proteins are encoded in a genomic region of Toxotes jaculatrix isolate fToxJac2 chromosome 3, fToxJac2.pri, whole genome shotgun sequence:
- the LOC121179177 gene encoding zinc finger protein Eos-like isoform X1, which translates to MDVDDCNGRSYISASGDSSMEREFSGALGGPTVSTPNSKETSPSRSLSANSIKVELYSDEDPGRSTEDERGERVEDGGPEQGSEAVGGYRELANPETNPTGATRLPNGKLKCDVCGMICIGPNVLMVHKRSHTGERPFQCNQCGASFTQKGNLLRHIKLHSGEKPFKCPFCSYACRRRDALTGHLRTHAVSSPTVGKPYKCSYCGRSYKQQSTLEEHRERCHSYLQSLESQQPSSAQNPGEEMRELEFIPDSLLQPSSDKMAFIDRLANSITKRKRSTPQKFVGQKHIRLNLGDAPYELSAGLDKDGEMHAGDLEAPHFTGLGGEYTGIAGNGGGVSDTLRPLHLPTTHPSCLSELRPIHSSSHTPVALGPRLDCTGTGTGLGASGVGGREAAEGHEDLPVGRSHVPSPSNGCQDSTDTESMPDEPCNSTALTPTLHSNNGHHLLHSNNHNPVPPPIAHHRSRDRHSPSHAKEREVEREDGGHSVPPPPALAPTPSSPTAPSSTSREAFRVVDGEGRAVRSFRCEHCRVLFLDHVMFTIHMGCHGFRQPFECNICGHRSQDRYEFSSHIVRGEHILD; encoded by the exons ATGGATGTTGATGACTGCAATGGCCGGTCTTACATATCAG CTAGTGGAGACTCTTCAATGGAAAGAGAGTTTTCAGGGGCCCTTGGTGGTCCAACAGTGAGCACTCCAAACAGCAAAGAGACCTCTCCTAGCCGCTCCCTCAGTG CCAACTCTATTAAAGTGGAGTTGTACAGTGATGAAGACCCAGGTCGTAGTACTGAAGATGAAAGAGGGGAGCGGGTAGAGGACGGTGGTCCAGAACAGGGATCTGAGGCTGTCGGAGGCTACAGGGAGCTCGCCAATCCTGAAACCAATCCAACTGGAGCCACCCGGCTGCCAAATGGAAAGCTCAAGTGTGACGTCTGTGGAATGATCTGCATTGGGCCTAATGTTCTCATGGTGCACAAACGCAGCCATACAG GTGAGCGACCATTCCAGTGTAATCAGTGTGGCGCCTCCTTCACTCAAAAAGGTAACCTGCTCCGCCACATCAAGCTGCACTCAGGGGAAAAGCCCTTTAAATGTCCCTTCTGCAGCTATGCCTGTCGGAGACGAGATGCACTTACTGGCCACCTTCGCACTCATGCAG TGTCCTCTCCGACTGTTGGGAAGCCGTATAAGTGCAGTTATTGTGGCCGTAGTTACAAACAGCAGAGCACACTGGAGGAGCACCGCGAGCGTTGCCACAGCTACTTACAAAGTCTGGAGTCACAGCAGCCATCCAGTGCACAGAATCCAG GCGAGGAGATGAGAGAGCTAGAGTTTATACCAGACTCTCTGCTGCAGCCCTCCTCAGACAAGATGGCATTTATCGATCGGCTTGCCAACAGCATCACCAAACGCAAGAGATCCACACCACAAAAATTTGTAG GACAGAAGCACATACGCCTCAACCTTGGAGATGCACCTTATGAGCTCAGTGCTGGTTTGGATAAAGACGGGGAGATGCACGCAGGGGACCTTGAGGCCCCGCACTTTACTGGTCTGGGAGGAGAATACACAGGCATAGCAGGTAACGGAGGAGGGGTATCAGACACACTGAGGCCTCTACACCTTCCCACCACTCACCCTTCATGTCTGTCAGAACTCAGGCCGATCCACAGCTCCTCCCACACCCCTGTCGCTCTAGGCCCGAGGCTGGATTGTACAGGGACAGGAACTGGGTTGGGAGCTTCAGGTGTTGGGGGAAGGGAGGCAGCAGAGGGTCATGAAGATCTGCCTGTCGGTCGCAGTCACGTGCCCTCACCTAGCAATGGTTGCCAGGACtctacagacacagagagcatgcCAGATGAGCCATGCAACAGTACTGCTCTGACTCCAACCCTGCACAGTAACAATGGCCATCATCTCCTCCACTCCAACAATCACAACCCAGTGCCTCCTCCCATTGCACATCACAGGAGTCGGGACAGACACAGCCCCAGCCACGCCAAAGAAAGGGAGGTGGAAAGAGAGGATGGAGGCCACTCGGTCCCCCCACCTCCGGCCCTCGCTCCAACTCCCAGCTCACCTACAGCACCCTCCTCCACTTCCAGGGAGGCTTTTCGAGTTGTAGATGGGGAGGGGCGGGCTGTGCGCTCTTTCCGTTGCGAGCACTGCCGTGTGCTTTTCTTGGACCATGTCATGTTTACCATCCATATGGGCTGCCACGGTTTTCGCCAGCCTTTTGAGTGTAACATCTGTGGCCACCGCAGCCAGGACCGCTATGAATTTTCTTCACACATCGTCCGTGGAGAGCACATCCTCGACTGA
- the LOC121179177 gene encoding zinc finger protein Eos-like isoform X2 produces the protein MDVDDCNGRSYISASGDSSMEREFSGALGGPTVSTPNSKETSPSRSLSANSIKVELYSDEDPGRSTEDERGERVEDGGPEQGSEAVGGYRELANPETNPTGATRLPNGKLKCDVCGMICIGPNVLMVHKRSHTGERPFQCNQCGASFTQKGNLLRHIKLHSGEKPFKCPFCSYACRRRDALTGHLRTHAVSSPTVGKPYKCSYCGRSYKQQSTLEEHRERCHSYLQSLESQQPSSAQNPGQKHIRLNLGDAPYELSAGLDKDGEMHAGDLEAPHFTGLGGEYTGIAGNGGGVSDTLRPLHLPTTHPSCLSELRPIHSSSHTPVALGPRLDCTGTGTGLGASGVGGREAAEGHEDLPVGRSHVPSPSNGCQDSTDTESMPDEPCNSTALTPTLHSNNGHHLLHSNNHNPVPPPIAHHRSRDRHSPSHAKEREVEREDGGHSVPPPPALAPTPSSPTAPSSTSREAFRVVDGEGRAVRSFRCEHCRVLFLDHVMFTIHMGCHGFRQPFECNICGHRSQDRYEFSSHIVRGEHILD, from the exons ATGGATGTTGATGACTGCAATGGCCGGTCTTACATATCAG CTAGTGGAGACTCTTCAATGGAAAGAGAGTTTTCAGGGGCCCTTGGTGGTCCAACAGTGAGCACTCCAAACAGCAAAGAGACCTCTCCTAGCCGCTCCCTCAGTG CCAACTCTATTAAAGTGGAGTTGTACAGTGATGAAGACCCAGGTCGTAGTACTGAAGATGAAAGAGGGGAGCGGGTAGAGGACGGTGGTCCAGAACAGGGATCTGAGGCTGTCGGAGGCTACAGGGAGCTCGCCAATCCTGAAACCAATCCAACTGGAGCCACCCGGCTGCCAAATGGAAAGCTCAAGTGTGACGTCTGTGGAATGATCTGCATTGGGCCTAATGTTCTCATGGTGCACAAACGCAGCCATACAG GTGAGCGACCATTCCAGTGTAATCAGTGTGGCGCCTCCTTCACTCAAAAAGGTAACCTGCTCCGCCACATCAAGCTGCACTCAGGGGAAAAGCCCTTTAAATGTCCCTTCTGCAGCTATGCCTGTCGGAGACGAGATGCACTTACTGGCCACCTTCGCACTCATGCAG TGTCCTCTCCGACTGTTGGGAAGCCGTATAAGTGCAGTTATTGTGGCCGTAGTTACAAACAGCAGAGCACACTGGAGGAGCACCGCGAGCGTTGCCACAGCTACTTACAAAGTCTGGAGTCACAGCAGCCATCCAGTGCACAGAATCCAG GACAGAAGCACATACGCCTCAACCTTGGAGATGCACCTTATGAGCTCAGTGCTGGTTTGGATAAAGACGGGGAGATGCACGCAGGGGACCTTGAGGCCCCGCACTTTACTGGTCTGGGAGGAGAATACACAGGCATAGCAGGTAACGGAGGAGGGGTATCAGACACACTGAGGCCTCTACACCTTCCCACCACTCACCCTTCATGTCTGTCAGAACTCAGGCCGATCCACAGCTCCTCCCACACCCCTGTCGCTCTAGGCCCGAGGCTGGATTGTACAGGGACAGGAACTGGGTTGGGAGCTTCAGGTGTTGGGGGAAGGGAGGCAGCAGAGGGTCATGAAGATCTGCCTGTCGGTCGCAGTCACGTGCCCTCACCTAGCAATGGTTGCCAGGACtctacagacacagagagcatgcCAGATGAGCCATGCAACAGTACTGCTCTGACTCCAACCCTGCACAGTAACAATGGCCATCATCTCCTCCACTCCAACAATCACAACCCAGTGCCTCCTCCCATTGCACATCACAGGAGTCGGGACAGACACAGCCCCAGCCACGCCAAAGAAAGGGAGGTGGAAAGAGAGGATGGAGGCCACTCGGTCCCCCCACCTCCGGCCCTCGCTCCAACTCCCAGCTCACCTACAGCACCCTCCTCCACTTCCAGGGAGGCTTTTCGAGTTGTAGATGGGGAGGGGCGGGCTGTGCGCTCTTTCCGTTGCGAGCACTGCCGTGTGCTTTTCTTGGACCATGTCATGTTTACCATCCATATGGGCTGCCACGGTTTTCGCCAGCCTTTTGAGTGTAACATCTGTGGCCACCGCAGCCAGGACCGCTATGAATTTTCTTCACACATCGTCCGTGGAGAGCACATCCTCGACTGA